A window of Sphingobacterium kitahiroshimense genomic DNA:
AAGGATGTGAAACCATCAAATATCTTGGCTGGAACATCAGATTTATTTCTGATGCAGGAGTAATAGTCTAACTGCATGTTATTTTGGCGATCATATAGTCACCAGACTCCTGTACAATTTTGGGCTAGTTTTATAGTTTAGAATAAACCAGCAAAAAACTTGGTGAACGGTCGAAATGACTAGGTTAAGTTGTGAGGACCGATTCAAAATGTTAAATTCACCATACAATATATTTAACAGAGCTAATGTAACTGCAAATAATGATCGAAAAAAGCGAACATAACTGTATTAATACTGATGATTTACTCGAAAAGACTAAAATAAACATAGACAAATTTGGTCTTCAGGTTATTACAGTCGCTGCGACAAACTATCTGCCATCTTTTACTTATAGCATTGGTCTAACGCAGAGATACCATCATCCTGAAATAATCTGCTTTGGTCTACCGACCGATTTGGCACACGAAATCACCAATGTTGTTGCGGACCTAATCAAAGATGGTGAGGTGTTTACACCCGGAGAAATTTACTGCAACATCTTCTATGAAAGCAAGGCTATGTTTATAGCGGTAGATAAAAGAAACATCGATGATTATTTTGGTACCGGGATAAACTATTATCAAGACAAACAATTTGATGCGCTTCAATTAATCTGGACGGACAGTAACGACAGATTTCCATGGGAGGAAAATTTTGAAGAAAAATATGTTTACATACAACCTTTGCTTGATAGAAATGCTGAATTTAAGTTTTATGAGCCTAAGAATTTAACAACTTTTACGACGCGACAATGGCTTGAAGAAAAAGAACCTATATTGCATGTCGTGCATGATCATGATGGTGACTGGCAATTTCTGACAGGAGATCAAATGCCAGAAGATATTAAGATAGTTGCACTTGAAGAATTAACTAAGAAAGACATTACATTGAACGAAATATTTGACCTAGAATATGGCGAAAAAGCAGAACGCGATACCATAGGTGGAAAATGGACACGAAATAGAATTGAAGATGATGAAGAAGAGTAATCAATAGATTATCTGTCCTTAAGTCATTATGTGTATCAAATGAATTAAAAAGAAGGAATATTGATCAATCTAGGTGATGTTAGAAGCATTTGTAAAGTTTTCGGAGACCAAAACAACAATAAGACAAGTATGAAAAAAGGGATAATTTTACTAGGGTTTTGTGGACTGATTGTCGTTGGTGGTCTCCACGCCAAAAGAAAATTTTACGACCCAAACCATCGACTGGATAAGGTAAAAACAGAGGTGAAAAAACTTGCGAACAAAAGCGAAATTAAAAATGGCGACTTAATTTTTCAAACTTCACTTTCAGGACAAAGTAAAGCAATCGAACTTGCAACAAAATCTAAATATTCGCATTGCGGTATCATTTACAGCGACAATGGACAACATTACGTTTTTGAAGCAGTGCAGCCCATTAAGTTAACACCACTTGACAAATGGATCGCACGGGGCAAAGACGGACATTATGTAATTAAGCGACTAAAAAACGCTAATCAAATTTTGACAACTGAAACGATCCAAAAAATGAGACAAGAAGGCGACAAGTTTAAAGGTAAAAATTATGACCTAACTTTTGAATGGAGTGATGACAAAATTTATTGTTCTGAACTAATCTGGAAAATCTACAAACGTGCGACAGGGCTTGAAATTGGCAAACTTGAAAAACTAAGCGACTTTGACTTAACAGACGAAGTTGTTAAACAAAAAATGAAAGAGCGTTATGGCCACAAAATACCGCTTAACGAAGTTGTAATTTCACCAAAGGCAGTTTTTAACAGCGAACTATTAGAAACAATAAATGTAAATTAATAAATAGCCATTATACCTGTCTGGCATTATATCATCAAGATTGCCTTGACTTTATTATTTTTACGTAACTAATCAAGAGAAAATACCTAAAACGTATCGCGGAAAGATCACAACAGTAAAATCCTATAATTCAGAACGCTAAAAATAATAATGAACATCCCACTCATCACATAATAGTTAGTAATCCTATAATCTACCGAAATACTTGGAGCTTCAACCTGGTATTTCATTCTCCTATCTTTAATAATGTTTATTAAAAAAAAGGAAATTGGAAAACACTAGAAAAATAAAAAGCTAATAAGCGTAGAAATGATAATTTGAAATGAATATAAAATAATAGGTATATTGTTTATATTAAAATTCACTTTAACAAAAGTGTCATATCAGAAATAATTCAGACAATCCTATTATGCTTTGTATCTACAAAAAATAGAAACTAAATGTTAAAATATCCACTTATACTGATACACGGAACTGGAGCAAAAGACAACACTTTGTTCTGGGGAAGAATTCCAAAATTGTTAAAGGAGTTAGGAATTAATGTATTTTATGGGTATACAGATGCTTGGGGCTCAATTGAAGATAATGCAAAGTTACTTCAATTAAGAATAGAAGATATAATCCATAAGACCGGTGCAGAAAAAATTAATTTAATAGCGCATTCAAAAGGTGGCATTGACGCGCGCTTCCTGATTTCGACTTTGCAATATGGTCGAAAAATAGCTTCCTTAACAACAATATCAACGCCTCATCATGGTACTTTAATTGCAGATTATTTTTTAAATAACAGAACCTTCCAAAGTTCACTTGCGAAACGTACTCCCTGTTTTGGTCAAAATATTCGGTGACAATAACCCAAATATTTATAATGTAATAAATGAGCTAAGCATAAATTATATGGAAAGTTTTAATCAAAATAACTTAAATGATCCATTGGTATATTACAATAGTTATGCATCTGCTATGGCTTCTAAAAAAGATGACTTCCTATACTCTTGGACATATCAGTATTTAATGAAGAACGCCGGAGAAAATGATGGACTT
This region includes:
- a CDS encoding DUF4262 domain-containing protein, whose amino-acid sequence is MIEKSEHNCINTDDLLEKTKINIDKFGLQVITVAATNYLPSFTYSIGLTQRYHHPEIICFGLPTDLAHEITNVVADLIKDGEVFTPGEIYCNIFYESKAMFIAVDKRNIDDYFGTGINYYQDKQFDALQLIWTDSNDRFPWEENFEEKYVYIQPLLDRNAEFKFYEPKNLTTFTTRQWLEEKEPILHVVHDHDGDWQFLTGDQMPEDIKIVALEELTKKDITLNEIFDLEYGEKAERDTIGGKWTRNRIEDDEEE
- a CDS encoding YiiX family permuted papain-like enzyme, whose protein sequence is MKKGIILLGFCGLIVVGGLHAKRKFYDPNHRLDKVKTEVKKLANKSEIKNGDLIFQTSLSGQSKAIELATKSKYSHCGIIYSDNGQHYVFEAVQPIKLTPLDKWIARGKDGHYVIKRLKNANQILTTETIQKMRQEGDKFKGKNYDLTFEWSDDKIYCSELIWKIYKRATGLEIGKLEKLSDFDLTDEVVKQKMKERYGHKIPLNEVVISPKAVFNSELLETINVN
- a CDS encoding esterase/lipase family protein, translated to MLKYPLILIHGTGAKDNTLFWGRIPKLLKELGINVFYGYTDAWGSIEDNAKLLQLRIEDIIHKTGAEKINLIAHSKGGIDARFLISTLQYGRKIASLTTISTPHHGTLIADYFLNNRTFQSSLAKRTPCFGQNIR